The nucleotide window CCTCCGAAACCGACGTCAGTTTCGCGGCATCGCCTTCGAACTGCCCACACAGAGCGCGCGCACGAGAAATGCGGTAGTCTCGACACCGTCCCGGGCGTGACGCTCGTGGCCTTTGATCCGCCCGGAGCGTTGCCGCCCCGATGGACTGGTGCCCTGGCAGCGGGATCGCGTCGGTACGGCCGATGACGCCGACGACGGAGAACCAATCCACCCACACGACAGTCGATCGTTCGATCACGATTACCCCACGGACGGTCATGAAGACACCGCAAGGATTGCTCCGCCGAAATGGGTCCGACCTCGGCGGTTCAGCTCTGTCCCCGCCAAGTGTTAGGGTCTGACCTAGAGCTTAGATGTCAGAGATAATCCGATTTTGCGTGTTCGAGCTGACGGATTGTCTCATCGACCAGGTCAGTCGCCTGTTCCTTTTCGGAGTCTGAAAGGTCCCAGTCGAGATTGATGTACCGTTTCGTGGGCGGGATTCCGTGGTTTATGAGGTTCCGGAAATCGCTCTCGATTTCGGAGGTACTCCCACCCGTCGCGATCGTACGACCGAGCTCGTTCATGTTCTCGATCTGGTCGCTCATGCCATCAGCCAGACTCTGGTTTGAACCAGCCTCCCGGATTAATTTGCGGGCCTGGTTGTACGTTTGCTTGGCACTTTTCAGATAGCAGGTGTCCGCATCGTCAGCGAGGCGAACGATGGCTTTTAACTCTTCGAGCTGGTCGATCAAGACCTGCCTATTGCGCTCACTGAGATTATCCTCTGCGTCCACATACAGCCTGAGCCAGAAGACTCTATCATCGATTATATGTGCAGAGAACTCCGTGTTGTGCGAGCCATCGTTTTTGCGGTACGCCGCGATTTGATCGTTGATGTCACTCTCGACCCATCCGGCACGTTTCCGCAAGTTTCGATTGTAGTCCAGACTCCCAGACAAGTTATCCACTGTTGAGTCGAACGAATTTATTTTGTCGTCGGCCTCGCTCAAGCACCGGAACTTGTCTGCGGCACGTACCTTCGAGCTGACCGTCGTTACTATTTCGCCGTTAACACTCACGTCGACGGTAACAGTGTACAATCCAGATGGAACAGGAGTCCCGTGAACGCTTTCGGCAGTAGAGACGTTCAGGTGGATCAAGGATTTACCCTCAACTTCAAGCGTCCCGATGGAGTGTTCGCTGCCGTTTGTCACCACCAGCGGATCAGCATCGACGGAAACCTCGACGTTTTCAGCCGAGTCGAACCCCGTGTTCTGAACGGTCACTGTTTTCTCTTTGGTCTCTCCAGCAGGTACGACTGTCACTGATTCGGCGTCAGCGGTGATG belongs to Halococcoides cellulosivorans and includes:
- a CDS encoding COG1361 family protein → MSESQTKTDDPQGDFRTAVENEAWGEAIKYIPPMLDDFDDELDRKDALKASAAELRQDPSITPQEREQAEALIGASQQVEESIMNVAKMAKNILSGEENQQQILNLIDAKEEALQELEAAARQLETTDVANEAGYSITADAESVTVVPAGETKEKTVTVQNTGFDSAENVEVSVDADPLVVTNGSEHSIGTLEVEGKSLIHLNVSTAESVHGTPVPSGLYTVTVDVSVNGEIVTTVSSKVRAADKFRCLSEADDKINSFDSTVDNLSGSLDYNRNLRKRAGWVESDINDQIAAYRKNDGSHNTEFSAHIIDDRVFWLRLYVDAEDNLSERNRQVLIDQLEELKAIVRLADDADTCYLKSAKQTYNQARKLIREAGSNQSLADGMSDQIENMNELGRTIATGGSTSEIESDFRNLINHGIPPTKRYINLDWDLSDSEKEQATDLVDETIRQLEHAKSDYL